From a single Scomber japonicus isolate fScoJap1 chromosome 12, fScoJap1.pri, whole genome shotgun sequence genomic region:
- the lrrc24 gene encoding leucine-rich repeat-containing protein 24 — translation MILPWLSRLLLLILASVARPSLGCPSGCRCYSLTVECGSLGIKEIPQGVSSVTETFFLQDNAIVQIRLQDLTRLGSLHYLYLQNNSISALEPGAFLSQGQLLELALNGNLIHLVTPDMFRGLEHLRILYLAGNQITRVQDYTFRGLQRLQELHLQENSIELLAEQALSGLSSLALLDLSRNHLRTLGASSLKPLVSLQVLRVTENPWRCDCALGWLRTWISEDGQRLLSSAEQRRLMCSEPPRLSHLSLVEVAPNSLVCIPPVVQLEPSHLTVRLGESLRVSCQASGYPQPQVTWKKSSHGKALLSPRGLVQELGPNGELFRPGAGGVVTALPSSGGMKVGGVGGIHSLVRGTEEGGERDSFDPDMGSGMLFLSNVTVAHAGRYECEAWNPGGVARVTFHLAVNMSSSSYTSQFWPRLNSHAFVSSSSNSFYQPEVLDVSQEPLYEQDSMDFNALGPATQTAIAVGISLLALTAVLLLIMIYTRHQQYRKEEGGSYCTSKEESILYVNDYSDGPTTFAQLEEYRDDHGHEMYVLNRAKPVGSTSARCHMISGFVQQTGMKEALLDHEMVQTLTRSGGMGLRRNPADGREGPLTTDPEELFLSQSLLFGSQVAYEIHC, via the exons atgATCCTCCCATGGCTCTCCAGACTCCTCCTGCTTATCCTGGCATCAGTCGCCCGACCTTCGCTGGGATGCCCCTCAGGCTGTCGCTGCTACAGCCTCACGGTGGAGTGCGGATCGCTCGGGATCAAAGAAATCCCACAGGGTGTCTCCTCTGTAACCGAG ACATTCTTCCTCCAGGACAATGCTATTGTGCAGATCCGTCTTCAGGACCTCACTCGGCTGGGCAGCCTCCATTACCTGTATCTCCAAAACAACAGTATTTCAGCCTTGGAGCCTGGGGCATTTCTCAGCCAGGGGCAGCTGCTTGAGCTGGCCCTCAATGGTAACCTCATCCATTTGGTCACCCCAGACATGTTCCGGGGTCTGGAGCACCTTCGAATCCTCTACCTCGCCGGAAACCAGATCACTCGTGTCCAGGATTACACCTTCAGGGGGCTGCAG CGTCTGCAGGAACTCCACCTGCAGGAAAACAGCATAGAACTACTGGCAGAGCAAGCTCTGTCTGGCTTGTCATCTCTGGCCCTGCTGGACCTCAGCCGAAATCACCTCCGCACCTTGGGAGCCTCGTCACTCAAACCGCTAGTCAGCCTGCAGGTGCTCCGTGTCACAG AGAACCCATGGCGCTGTGATTGTGCTCTAGGCTGGTTGAGAACCTGGATCAGCGAAGACGGTCAGCGTCTGTTGAGCTCTGCAGAACAACGTCGGCTGATGTGCTCTGAACCGCCTCGCTTGTCCCACCTCAGTCTGGTTGAGGTTGCTCCAAACAGCCTGGTCTGCATCCCCCCCGTGGTTCAGCTCGAGCCCAGCCACCTGACCGTGCGACTCGGGGAGAGCCTCCGTGTCTCCTGCCAGGCCTCGGGGTACCCTCAGCCTCAGGTGACCTGGAAGAAATCTTCCCATGGCAAGGCTCTGTTATCGCCTCGAGGCCTGGTTCAAGAGTTGGGACCCAACGGTGAGCTGTTCAGGCCTGGAGCTGGAGGAGTGGTGACAGCCCTGCCAAGCAGCGGGGGGATGAAAGTGGGAGGTGTGGGAGGAATTCACAGCCTTGTGCGTGGGACTGAGGAGGGAGGTGAGAGGGACAGCTTTGATCCAGACATGGGGAGTGGCATGCTCTTCCTCAGCAATGTGACAGTTGCGCATGCTGGACGCTATGAGTGTGAGGCCTGGAACCCCGGTGGTGTTGCTAGAGTTACCTTTCACCTGGCTGTCAACATGTCCTCCTCTTCATATACGTCTCAGTTCTGGCCTCGTTTAAACTCACACGCCTTTGTTTCCTCTTCATCTAACTCCTTCTACCAGCCAGAGGTTCTGGATGTGAGCCAGGAGCCGCTATATGAACAGGACAGCATGGACTTCAACGCTCTTGGCCCTGCCACGCAGACCGCCATCGCTGTTGGCATCTCCTTGCTGGCGCTCACTGCTGTTTTACTCTTGATTATGATCTACACTCGCCACCAGCAGTATCGTAAAGAAGAAGGAGGTTCCTACTGTACCAGCAAGGAAGAGAGCATCCTCTATGTGAATGACTACTCTGATGGACCCACCACCTTCGCGCAGCTAGAGGAGTACCGCGACGACCATGGCCACGAGATGTATGTACTCAACCGAGCCAAGCCGGTAGGATCCACTTCAGCTAGGTGTCACATGATAAGCGGCTTTGTCCAGCAGACGGGTATGAAGGAGGCTCTCCTGGACCATGAAATGGTGCAGACACTGACCAGGTCAGGGGGGATGGGGCTACGAAGAAACCCAGCAGACGGCAGAGAGGGACCCCTAACAACAGACCCAGAGGAGCTCTTTCTCAGTCAAAGTCTTCTCTTCGGATCACAGGTGGCCTATGAGATCCACTGCTAA